One stretch of Croceibacterium atlanticum DNA includes these proteins:
- the purE gene encoding 5-(carboxyamino)imidazole ribonucleotide mutase — MGAPVAIVMGSQSDWPTMKLAADVLDELGLAHEARIVSAHRTPERMVEFGKGAADEGFKVIIAGAGGAAHLPGMLAALTHLPVLGVPVQSRALSGLDSLLSIVQMPAGVPTGTLAIGEAGATNAGLLAAAILALSDDDLSARLQAWRAARRDAVAETPTDN, encoded by the coding sequence ATGGGCGCACCCGTCGCCATCGTGATGGGCAGCCAGTCCGACTGGCCGACGATGAAACTAGCCGCCGACGTGCTGGACGAGCTCGGGCTCGCCCACGAAGCGCGCATCGTATCCGCCCATCGCACGCCTGAACGGATGGTGGAATTCGGAAAGGGCGCGGCCGATGAAGGCTTCAAGGTCATCATTGCCGGGGCTGGCGGCGCGGCGCATCTGCCGGGCATGCTGGCGGCATTGACCCATCTGCCGGTCCTGGGCGTTCCGGTGCAATCACGCGCGCTCTCCGGCCTCGACAGTCTGCTTTCCATCGTCCAGATGCCCGCCGGCGTCCCCACGGGCACGCTGGCCATCGGGGAAGCAGGGGCCACCAATGCCGGATTGCTGGCGGCGGCGATCCTGGCCCTGTCCGACGATGATCTGTCCGCCCGCCTGCAGGCATGGCGCGCCGCGCGCCGCGACGCCGTGGCTGAAACCCCCACAGATAATTGA
- the gpmA gene encoding 2,3-diphosphoglycerate-dependent phosphoglycerate mutase, whose translation MPNLILVRHGQSQWNLENRFTGWWDVDLTEKGVEEAIAAGKLLAEKELLPTRAFTSLQLRAIKTLHLALESCGRLWIPETKDWRLNERHYGGLTGLNKAETAEKHGEEQVHIWRRSFDTPPPPLEPGSEFDLASDPRYAGLDVPDTESLKLTIERVLPYWESDILPVLASGETVMISAHGNSLRALVKHLSNISDEEITGLEIPTGQPIVYDFDDRMQPGERHYLKDR comes from the coding sequence GTGCCAAACCTGATCCTCGTCCGCCACGGCCAGAGCCAGTGGAACCTTGAAAACCGATTCACCGGCTGGTGGGATGTCGATCTGACAGAAAAAGGCGTGGAGGAAGCAATCGCCGCGGGCAAGCTGCTGGCGGAAAAGGAATTGCTGCCGACTCGCGCCTTCACTTCCCTGCAATTGCGCGCGATCAAGACGCTGCATCTGGCGCTGGAATCATGCGGCCGCCTGTGGATCCCGGAAACCAAGGACTGGCGCCTGAATGAAAGGCATTATGGCGGGCTGACCGGCCTGAACAAGGCCGAGACGGCGGAAAAGCATGGCGAAGAGCAAGTGCATATCTGGCGCCGCAGCTTCGACACGCCGCCGCCGCCGCTGGAACCGGGCAGCGAATTCGATCTGGCGTCCGATCCGCGTTATGCGGGCCTGGACGTGCCCGATACGGAAAGCCTGAAGCTGACCATCGAACGCGTCCTGCCTTATTGGGAAAGCGACATCCTGCCCGTGCTGGCCAGTGGCGAGACGGTGATGATCTCCGCCCATGGCAATTCGCTGCGCGCATTGGTGAAGCATCTGTCCAATATCTCCGATGAAGAGATTACCGGCCTGGAAATTCCCACCGGCCAGCCGATCGTCTATGATTTCGACGACAGGATGCAGCCGGGCGAACGCCATTATCTGAAGGATCGCTGA
- a CDS encoding PH domain-containing protein: MNDTVHDDDELTPLHPNYVKVLRIGWLVATVPFIIGAGVLESAGLLPIGSFLIPVLLLAAFLLIRVPLRRYHARGYQLGEERLRVVRGLLFRSDTVVPFSRVQHIDVNRGPLERFYGLSTLVLHTAGNHNASVSLPGLAAGDAVEMREMIRAHVRRESL; the protein is encoded by the coding sequence ATGAACGATACCGTGCACGACGATGACGAACTGACTCCGCTGCACCCCAATTATGTGAAGGTCCTGCGGATCGGCTGGCTTGTGGCCACGGTGCCCTTCATCATTGGTGCGGGCGTGTTGGAAAGCGCGGGCCTGCTGCCCATCGGTTCCTTCCTGATACCCGTATTGCTGCTGGCGGCTTTCCTGCTGATTCGCGTGCCGCTGCGCCGTTATCACGCGCGCGGATATCAATTGGGGGAAGAACGTTTGCGCGTGGTGCGCGGGCTGCTGTTCCGGTCGGACACGGTGGTTCCGTTCAGCCGGGTTCAGCATATCGATGTGAATCGCGGCCCGCTGGAACGCTTCTATGGCCTGTCCACGCTCGTCCTGCATACGGCGGGCAATCACAATGCCTCCGTTTCATTGCCGGGCCTTGCCGCAGGCGATGCGGTGGAAATGCGCGAGATGATTCGCGCCCATGTACGCCGCGAATCCCTGTGA
- a CDS encoding PH domain-containing protein, whose amino-acid sequence MTEAGPPELGEWRRTSALGFVVSGIMALRHSAIPIVAIMFGARGWEGDAVWVGPLVLAILAANFLFSWVAWRHFRYRLGDHDISVEKGLLSRAARSVPYERIQDVSLEQALVPRLFGMVQVKFETGAGGKDELTIAYVSEEQGEALRETVRARKEGAATPLAESAEPGAAPQMKAEQGRLLFEMDLPRLLTFGLFEFSLVVFAVLAGLAQQVDFLLPFDVWDPDTWGSFLAGSEHWLAQFGIAARALAVIFAIGSLVMVGLATGIVRTGLRDWGFRLEETPKGLRRRRGLFTRTDVVMPLHRVQALKIGTGLLRRRFGWHDLSVISLAQDAKSSSHVVVPFGRMEEIAPVVETTGFTLPAQQIEWRRPSAKHRFDRALMAVLPLMLAGVVLAGSGHYWPALAAGLGGIALAFRQHFLWLHDRHAIDGGQLYIRRGWLAPRLDIGSRVKLQSVEIAQGPLAIRRGYADLIFGLAGGSLAMRGIGVEDARAIRGAVLGSIASVDFSRLPG is encoded by the coding sequence GTGACCGAAGCGGGCCCGCCGGAACTGGGCGAATGGCGGCGCACCAGTGCGCTGGGCTTCGTGGTGAGCGGCATCATGGCCTTGCGCCATTCGGCCATTCCCATCGTGGCGATCATGTTCGGCGCGCGGGGGTGGGAAGGGGATGCCGTCTGGGTCGGGCCCCTGGTCCTGGCGATACTGGCCGCCAACTTCCTCTTCAGCTGGGTGGCCTGGCGGCATTTCCGCTATCGGCTGGGGGATCACGATATCAGCGTGGAAAAGGGGCTGTTGAGCCGCGCCGCGCGTTCCGTGCCGTATGAACGGATCCAGGATGTGAGCCTGGAACAGGCATTGGTCCCGCGTCTCTTCGGCATGGTGCAGGTGAAGTTTGAAACCGGCGCCGGCGGCAAGGATGAACTGACGATCGCCTATGTCTCGGAGGAGCAGGGAGAAGCACTGCGCGAAACCGTGCGGGCCCGAAAGGAAGGCGCCGCAACCCCGCTGGCCGAATCGGCGGAACCGGGCGCCGCGCCGCAAATGAAGGCGGAACAGGGGCGGCTGCTGTTTGAAATGGACCTGCCGCGCCTGCTGACATTCGGCCTGTTTGAATTTTCGCTGGTCGTATTCGCGGTTCTGGCCGGTCTGGCCCAGCAGGTCGATTTCCTGCTGCCTTTCGATGTATGGGATCCCGATACGTGGGGTTCCTTCCTTGCAGGGTCGGAACACTGGCTGGCCCAGTTCGGCATTGCCGCGCGGGCACTGGCCGTCATCTTCGCCATTGGCTCCCTGGTGATGGTCGGGCTGGCGACAGGCATTGTGCGCACAGGTTTGCGCGATTGGGGCTTCCGGCTGGAAGAAACTCCCAAGGGCCTGCGCCGCCGCCGGGGGCTGTTCACGCGGACCGATGTGGTGATGCCGCTGCACCGTGTGCAGGCGCTCAAGATCGGTACCGGCCTGCTTCGCCGCCGGTTCGGCTGGCACGATCTGTCCGTGATCAGCCTGGCGCAGGACGCCAAATCTTCCAGCCATGTCGTGGTGCCCTTCGGCCGGATGGAAGAAATTGCGCCCGTCGTGGAAACGACCGGGTTCACTCTGCCCGCACAGCAGATCGAATGGCGCCGGCCGAGCGCGAAACACCGTTTCGACCGGGCGCTGATGGCGGTGCTGCCATTAATGCTGGCAGGGGTCGTGCTGGCAGGATCGGGGCATTACTGGCCCGCGCTGGCCGCTGGCCTTGGCGGTATCGCGCTGGCCTTCCGGCAGCATTTCCTCTGGCTGCATGATCGCCACGCGATTGATGGTGGGCAGCTATATATCAGGCGGGGATGGCTCGCCCCGCGTCTCGACATCGGATCGCGGGTGAAGCTGCAATCGGTGGAGATTGCGCAGGGGCCGCTGGCCATCCGCCGCGGCTATGCCGATCTGATATTCGGGTTGGCCGGCGGCAGTCTCGCCATGCGGGGCATTGGCGTGGAGGATGCGCGGGCGATTCGCGGCGCGGTGCTGGGCAGCATCGCCAGCGTCGATTTTTCCCGCCTGCCGGGCTGA
- a CDS encoding PRC-barrel domain-containing protein: protein MNQATLRNEQTYSDAELGKRREYDRSRPLERDETSNLISSDKVDGTAVYATDGEKIGHVDHLMIGKRSGRVEYAVMSFGGFLGIGESYHPLPWDALDYDTERGGYVVNVDKDQLKEAPQYKAGNPPTFDRTFGENVYTYYGVMY, encoded by the coding sequence ATGAATCAGGCTACACTCCGCAACGAACAGACTTACAGCGATGCCGAACTCGGCAAGAGGCGCGAATATGATCGCAGCCGCCCCCTGGAACGGGACGAGACGAGCAATCTCATCAGTTCCGACAAGGTGGACGGAACCGCCGTCTATGCGACGGATGGCGAAAAGATCGGCCATGTCGATCACCTGATGATCGGCAAGCGCTCCGGCCGCGTGGAATATGCGGTGATGAGTTTCGGCGGCTTTCTGGGCATCGGTGAAAGCTATCATCCACTGCCCTGGGATGCGCTGGATTATGACACGGAACGCGGCGGCTATGTCGTGAATGTGGACAAGGATCAGCTGAAGGAAGCGCCGCAATACAAGGCCGGCAACCCGCCGACCTTCGATCGGACCTTCGGCGAGAATGTCTATACCTATTACGGCGTAATGTACTGA
- a CDS encoding GNAT family N-acetyltransferase translates to MASKVEISREDDVTHGAYRADVPGTEKKAELTWRARGKARIAEHTFVPPEARGMGIAMQLVEALVEDARKQDFTVVPQCSYVEMAFRRNPDWADIRAEIES, encoded by the coding sequence ATGGCCAGCAAAGTCGAAATTTCGCGAGAAGACGATGTCACCCATGGCGCCTATCGCGCCGATGTGCCGGGCACGGAGAAAAAGGCCGAACTGACATGGCGCGCCCGTGGCAAGGCGCGTATTGCCGAACACACTTTCGTTCCGCCCGAAGCGCGGGGCATGGGCATCGCCATGCAATTGGTGGAAGCGCTGGTGGAGGACGCACGGAAACAGGATTTCACCGTGGTCCCCCAATGCAGCTATGTGGAAATGGCGTTTCGCCGCAATCCCGACTGGGCGGACATAAGGGCTGAAATCGAAAGCTGA
- a CDS encoding threonine aldolase family protein — MQFLSDNAAAVHPDIWRAMRDADNSDTPYDTDRLSRELDDAFSALFGREVAAIWVATGTAANCLALSTMVQPHGAVLCHREAHIEMDEGGAPGFFLHGAKLILADGDNAKITPETLRAALDPIRDDVHQVQPHAVSITQASEYGCCYRPGELARLDMEISSRGLRFHMDGARFANAVAFLLRPAAEVAGPVDALSFGCVKNGGMSAEAIVFFDPELADLARFRRKRAGHLQSKGRFMAAQLLAMLDGDLWLHNAAAANAAAAEIGSAAKERLLHPVEANEVFLKCSTAERQALRAQGFGFYDWGMDAARFVAAWDTREEDALALARAIASL; from the coding sequence GTGCAGTTTCTTTCCGACAATGCCGCCGCCGTACATCCCGATATCTGGCGCGCGATGCGCGATGCGGACAATTCCGACACTCCTTATGACACGGATCGGCTGAGCCGCGAGCTGGACGATGCCTTCAGCGCACTGTTCGGGCGTGAAGTGGCGGCCATCTGGGTGGCCACGGGCACGGCGGCGAATTGCCTGGCCCTGTCCACGATGGTCCAGCCGCATGGCGCGGTCCTGTGCCACCGGGAAGCCCACATCGAAATGGATGAAGGCGGCGCGCCCGGCTTCTTCCTGCATGGGGCCAAGCTGATCCTGGCCGATGGGGACAATGCGAAGATCACGCCGGAAACGCTGCGTGCTGCGCTCGATCCGATTCGCGACGATGTTCACCAGGTTCAGCCGCACGCTGTCTCCATCACCCAGGCCAGCGAATATGGCTGCTGCTATCGGCCGGGGGAACTGGCCCGGCTGGACATGGAAATCAGCAGCCGGGGCCTGCGCTTCCACATGGATGGCGCGCGTTTCGCCAATGCAGTGGCGTTCCTGTTGCGCCCTGCGGCGGAAGTGGCAGGCCCGGTCGATGCGTTGAGTTTCGGCTGCGTGAAGAATGGCGGGATGAGCGCGGAAGCAATCGTCTTCTTCGATCCGGAACTGGCCGATCTGGCCCGTTTCCGGCGCAAGCGCGCCGGCCATCTGCAATCCAAGGGCCGGTTCATGGCGGCGCAATTGCTGGCCATGCTGGACGGTGATCTCTGGCTGCACAATGCGGCAGCCGCCAATGCGGCCGCGGCGGAAATCGGCAGCGCGGCGAAGGAAAGGCTGCTGCACCCGGTGGAAGCCAACGAAGTTTTCCTGAAATGCAGCACCGCCGAAAGGCAGGCTCTTCGCGCGCAGGGATTCGGCTTCTATGACTGGGGCATGGATGCCGCCCGTTTCGTTGCCGCCTGGGATACCAGGGAAGAGGATGCGCTGGCGCTGGCCCGCGCAATCGCTTCGTTATGA